A genomic window from Paenibacillus sp. FSL K6-0276 includes:
- a CDS encoding DUF421 domain-containing protein, with protein sequence MPEWLEVIVRTLFAVVVLFLLTKLLGKRQVSQLSFFEYITGITVGSLAAYISLDTDKHWHLGLIALIVWVACSLGIEYLQMKSKKARDFIDFKSTVLIKEGKIMEDHMKKERLTTDELLEELRKKDVFNISEVEFAIMESDGAINVLLKSENQPLTPKHLGIKVAPEKESQAVIMDGKVLDKPLDTLNLTRSWLDGALEKMGLTVENVFLGQVDSYGELTVDLYADNFKVPQPQDKPQLYALLKKCEADLEMFSLSTENEKAKKMYEQCSEQLQASLKILKPLIQS encoded by the coding sequence ATGCCGGAGTGGTTGGAGGTTATTGTACGAACACTCTTTGCTGTGGTTGTGCTTTTCTTGTTAACAAAATTACTGGGAAAGAGACAAGTATCGCAGCTTTCGTTCTTCGAGTATATTACGGGGATAACCGTCGGCAGCTTAGCCGCCTATATTTCTTTGGATACGGATAAGCATTGGCATCTGGGGCTCATTGCACTGATTGTATGGGTCGCTTGTTCTTTAGGGATCGAATATCTTCAGATGAAGAGTAAGAAAGCAAGAGACTTCATTGATTTTAAGTCCACTGTACTTATTAAAGAGGGTAAAATAATGGAAGATCATATGAAAAAGGAACGTTTAACAACAGATGAATTACTGGAAGAGCTTCGTAAAAAAGATGTATTCAATATATCTGAAGTGGAATTTGCGATTATGGAGTCAGATGGAGCGATTAATGTTCTTCTCAAGAGTGAAAATCAACCCCTAACACCAAAACATCTTGGGATTAAGGTTGCTCCAGAGAAAGAGTCTCAAGCCGTAATTATGGATGGTAAAGTATTAGATAAACCGTTGGATACCTTAAATCTGACACGTAGCTGGCTTGATGGGGCTCTTGAGAAAATGGGGCTAACCGTCGAGAATGTTTTTCTCGGTCAAGTTGATTCTTACGGTGAACTGACGGTCGATTTGTATGCCGACAACTTTAAAGTCCCACAGCCGCAAGATAAGCCACAATTATATGCTTTGCTGAAAAAATGTGAAGCCGATCTGGAGATGTTTAGTTTATCGACAGAGAACGAAAAAGCTAAAAAAATGTATGAACAATGCTCAGAACAATTGCAAGCATCATTGAAAATCTTAAAACCTTTAATCCAAAGCTGA
- a CDS encoding ABC transporter permease subunit yields the protein MANASVGPDKTSRPNLDKQRTSGIRRFFKQIDLQLMVLPALVLVFIFAYIPMYGILIAFQDYKLGNSFISSDWVGLKHFIYFFNAPEFEVVMKNTIIISLLKFCFGFPAPIILALMLNEIRKMFFKRVIQTVTYLPHFLSWVVIGSMVTSMLSVDNGSINMLLEKLKFIDEPINFLSMTEYFWGILVTTNVWKEIGFASIVYLAAIAGIDPHLYEAASMDGASRFKQIYLITLPSIMPVVIIFMILAIGNLVNAGFEDILILASNPALREVSDSVDVYVVRVGIDNFRYSYATAIGLFKAVISVTLLTFANFIARKAGNSLW from the coding sequence ATGGCGAACGCAAGCGTCGGACCAGACAAGACATCAAGACCGAATCTCGACAAGCAACGAACTAGTGGGATAAGACGCTTTTTTAAGCAAATAGATCTACAGCTTATGGTATTGCCAGCACTCGTTTTAGTTTTTATTTTTGCCTATATCCCCATGTACGGTATTCTTATCGCTTTTCAAGATTACAAGTTAGGTAATAGCTTTATTAGCAGTGATTGGGTTGGATTAAAGCACTTTATTTACTTCTTTAATGCTCCTGAATTTGAAGTGGTTATGAAAAATACAATCATAATCAGCTTACTGAAGTTTTGTTTTGGATTTCCTGCACCCATTATTTTAGCTTTAATGCTGAACGAAATTCGTAAGATGTTCTTTAAAAGGGTTATTCAGACCGTTACATACTTGCCTCACTTCTTATCTTGGGTAGTTATCGGCTCAATGGTTACTTCGATGCTATCCGTAGATAACGGCAGTATAAATATGCTGCTTGAGAAATTGAAATTTATTGATGAACCGATTAACTTCCTTTCCATGACAGAATATTTCTGGGGCATTTTAGTTACAACCAATGTATGGAAGGAAATTGGATTTGCATCGATCGTCTACTTAGCTGCCATTGCTGGTATTGACCCGCACTTATATGAAGCTGCTTCGATGGATGGTGCAAGTCGCTTTAAACAGATATATTTGATTACGTTGCCTTCAATTATGCCAGTTGTAATTATCTTTATGATTCTGGCAATTGGTAATCTGGTGAATGCAGGATTTGAAGATATTTTGATCCTTGCTTCCAATCCGGCTCTACGAGAAGTATCAGATTCAGTTGATGTATATGTTGTACGTGTCGGTATAGATAACTTCAGGTACTCCTATGCGACTGCTATCGGATTGTTCAAGGCCGTTATCAGTGTGACATTACTTACCTTTGCAAATTTCATTGCCAGAAAAGCAGGAAACAGCTTGTGGTAA
- a CDS encoding sensor histidine kinase — protein MKQPRRHKYVPIGYKLMLTYMFFIIIPISLIGFVSHSMYNDSLREHINTNIKGTLLQIRDNIDYKMDEVTRISTQLYSDFDFYRNLRSYEEGWENYDRMSKKVLPKLDVAIQSTGLKVGMSLFLMNESIPEIYSNSLEGYLDNSSFYHLYHMKRIKGKSWYYDFPTEKYAETMKWWQIESDVENNRISLLRRLIDTYEPLEPKEIGFLRINVGIPDLFDSVNYTKIGKGSNLIIKNEFGKTMYQSGELPKNYTDETKLNKDYLTIRETVMVANQAWQLIALVPTTILEKDAMKVRLFIILMCLICCVVFSFVGIFISRYFSIRINKFVYVLNAYREGDLHKRIKYRGKDEFSQIATALNDMGENIDMLIKEVYLTQLQKKEAELEILQSQINPHFLYNTLSSIIQLAKFGQNEKLQKMVLELAKFYRLTLNEGRTMIPVPTEIEQANAYLEIQKIKYGDRLEVMFDFDTEIWPYETIKLILQPFIENVLKHAWCGDHIHLRIVGRKEDDNILFRIIDDGIGIRQERIDQIFDSKGHTNTGYGVRNVDQRIKLQYGPEYGVTIFSRVGIGTSVQILIPAKKRK, from the coding sequence ATGAAACAGCCAAGAAGACATAAGTATGTGCCGATTGGGTATAAATTAATGCTGACGTATATGTTTTTTATAATTATCCCTATCTCCCTGATCGGGTTCGTCTCTCACTCCATGTACAATGATTCATTACGCGAGCATATTAATACGAACATTAAAGGAACGTTACTGCAGATTCGTGACAATATTGATTATAAAATGGACGAAGTTACTCGAATATCAACGCAATTATATAGTGATTTTGATTTCTATCGGAATCTACGAAGTTATGAGGAAGGCTGGGAAAATTACGATCGGATGTCTAAAAAGGTACTTCCGAAGCTGGACGTAGCTATCCAATCTACAGGCTTAAAGGTTGGGATGTCGCTATTCTTAATGAATGAATCGATCCCTGAGATCTACTCGAATTCACTTGAGGGTTATCTCGATAATAGTAGCTTTTATCATCTTTACCACATGAAACGAATTAAAGGGAAATCTTGGTATTATGATTTTCCAACTGAAAAATACGCTGAAACTATGAAATGGTGGCAGATTGAGAGCGACGTAGAGAATAATCGCATCTCGTTGCTCCGTAGATTAATTGATACATATGAACCTCTTGAGCCAAAGGAGATAGGGTTCCTGCGGATTAATGTAGGAATTCCAGATCTGTTCGACAGTGTCAATTATACGAAGATAGGTAAAGGAAGTAATCTAATTATAAAGAACGAGTTTGGAAAAACGATGTATCAATCGGGAGAACTACCAAAGAACTACACCGATGAAACCAAACTTAATAAGGATTACTTGACGATTAGAGAAACAGTTATGGTTGCTAACCAAGCTTGGCAATTAATTGCGCTTGTTCCTACTACAATCCTTGAAAAGGATGCAATGAAGGTACGTCTGTTTATTATTTTAATGTGTCTCATATGTTGTGTGGTCTTTAGCTTCGTCGGCATATTTATATCTCGATATTTTTCGATTCGGATTAATAAATTCGTATATGTGCTTAATGCCTATCGGGAAGGTGATCTTCACAAGCGTATAAAATATCGAGGCAAGGATGAGTTCTCTCAGATAGCAACCGCGCTGAATGATATGGGTGAGAATATTGATATGTTGATTAAAGAGGTATATCTGACGCAGCTCCAGAAGAAGGAAGCGGAGCTTGAAATTCTACAGTCGCAAATCAATCCACATTTCCTGTACAATACTTTGTCCTCTATTATTCAATTAGCCAAGTTTGGTCAAAATGAGAAACTGCAGAAGATGGTACTGGAATTAGCGAAGTTTTATCGCCTAACGCTTAATGAAGGTCGTACGATGATTCCGGTTCCAACTGAAATTGAGCAGGCAAATGCATATTTGGAAATTCAGAAAATTAAATACGGTGACCGTTTGGAGGTTATGTTTGATTTCGATACAGAGATCTGGCCTTATGAGACCATTAAACTGATTCTACAACCATTTATAGAGAATGTGTTGAAGCATGCTTGGTGTGGTGATCATATTCATTTACGGATTGTTGGCCGTAAGGAAGACGATAATATTCTGTTCCGTATCATTGACGATGGTATAGGCATCAGACAAGAGCGTATTGATCAAATCTTCGATTCGAAAGGTCATACGAACACAGGTTATGGCGTCCGTAATGTGGATCAACGTATTAAACTGCAATATGGACCTGAGTATGGCGTAACTATTTTTAGTCGTGTTGGAATTGGCACATCGGTTCAAATCCTGATTCCTGCTAAAAAAAGAAAGTAA
- a CDS encoding ABC transporter ATP-binding protein, whose product MLRVENVTHSFKNGNETTAVLHQIDFSVKEGEMVALLGSSGSGKSTMLNLMAGLMKPTEGHIYIADQDIVKMSENKLSEFRRKHIGFIFQAYELITSLTVRENVELPLVFQSVSPSIRKQKALALLEGVGIPDKADLFPSQLSGGQQQRVSIARSLITEPSVIFADEPTGNLDSKTEEEIINILLNLNKKMKTTFIVVTHELKVAEQMQRIFTLQDGYMITEKQTSSNTELEGGKLIED is encoded by the coding sequence ATGTTGCGAGTGGAAAATGTAACACATTCTTTTAAGAATGGTAATGAAACGACGGCAGTCCTTCATCAAATAGACTTTTCTGTGAAAGAGGGGGAGATGGTTGCTTTACTAGGGAGCTCGGGTTCCGGTAAGTCAACCATGCTAAACCTGATGGCAGGTCTGATGAAGCCTACGGAAGGTCACATTTACATTGCTGACCAAGATATCGTGAAGATGAGCGAGAACAAGCTATCCGAATTTCGTAGGAAGCATATCGGGTTTATCTTTCAAGCTTATGAACTGATTACTAGCTTGACCGTCCGTGAAAATGTAGAGTTGCCGCTAGTCTTTCAATCCGTTTCACCATCAATACGCAAGCAAAAAGCTCTAGCCTTGCTGGAAGGGGTCGGCATCCCGGATAAAGCCGACCTGTTCCCTTCTCAGCTGTCTGGTGGACAGCAACAGCGGGTCAGTATTGCGCGTTCCTTGATTACGGAGCCGTCCGTTATTTTCGCAGATGAACCGACTGGAAACCTGGACTCGAAGACAGAAGAGGAAATTATCAATATCCTACTTAACCTGAACAAGAAGATGAAGACAACCTTCATAGTTGTAACACATGAGCTCAAAGTTGCGGAACAAATGCAACGGATATTCACGCTTCAGGACGGATATATGATTACAGAGAAACAAACTTCTTCGAATACAGAACTCGAAGGGGGTAAACTCATTGAGGATTAG
- a CDS encoding extracellular solute-binding protein — MKTKKKMLLSVMSTLLLTTLVAGCGGNNSSAPATTAEPEKDGGTAVNTATEAPVSDLYELGKEPLEVSFYGNYGWYQMPKWGKDAASKWILDNLKINVTGISSGGNNAQKLQTMIVGNELPDIVWTEKGADVERLRQADMLVPLDEYIDKYPNFKKYLTAGHLELLRSPDGKIYQLPNYYTTQPNGNAGYAINKKIYKELGSPKLETTDDLYAYLNAVKAKFPDVIPFETGLAKDGNGIDQLFSSFKENNLSYTRIYAVPDGDKMASIYKDEGFRESVVFGAKLMREKLMTQDANTQTEDQIREKAMNGKFAVIATFDPMKLLATADEEMKKNNPEDGYMFIKPIYKPGLDQSKITPGTYNQLGWNVATITKNAKNPEAVFAMLDWMTGPEGNMVLNWGPPGPDTYWDGFEADGVTPKFNKEKYLNEPEDLSEISGKAGDLVWVGNTVFLDNTKKKFLETLPADKIDFSNRWQMEVTWASQGDFTEFLNWDPAPDSEEGIIRQSVRDIWLTARAKSMYAKTDEEALAIIDKAHDDSMKVGYEKFLDYVTKVWTENKKALGK, encoded by the coding sequence TTGAAGACTAAGAAAAAGATGCTTCTCAGTGTGATGTCTACCTTGCTATTGACGACTTTGGTGGCGGGATGTGGTGGTAACAATTCAAGCGCTCCAGCTACAACTGCTGAACCAGAGAAAGATGGAGGAACAGCGGTCAACACAGCAACTGAAGCTCCAGTGTCAGACTTGTATGAGTTAGGGAAAGAACCGCTTGAAGTATCTTTCTACGGAAATTACGGTTGGTATCAAATGCCAAAATGGGGCAAAGATGCTGCTTCCAAATGGATATTAGATAATTTGAAAATCAATGTCACTGGAATTAGCTCGGGTGGTAATAACGCTCAAAAGCTGCAAACGATGATCGTTGGTAACGAGCTACCGGATATTGTGTGGACCGAGAAAGGTGCTGACGTAGAGCGTCTTCGTCAAGCGGATATGCTAGTTCCTTTGGATGAATACATTGATAAATATCCAAACTTTAAAAAGTACTTAACAGCTGGGCATTTGGAATTGCTTCGTTCCCCTGATGGGAAAATCTATCAGCTGCCGAATTATTATACAACACAACCTAACGGAAATGCCGGTTATGCGATCAATAAAAAGATTTACAAAGAACTAGGTTCTCCTAAGCTAGAGACTACGGATGATTTGTATGCTTACCTAAATGCTGTTAAAGCGAAGTTCCCTGACGTTATTCCGTTCGAGACTGGCTTAGCGAAAGATGGTAATGGTATTGATCAGTTGTTCTCCTCTTTTAAAGAGAATAACCTTTCGTATACTAGAATATACGCAGTTCCTGATGGCGACAAAATGGCTTCGATTTACAAAGATGAAGGGTTCCGTGAGTCCGTTGTATTTGGTGCCAAATTAATGCGTGAGAAGCTAATGACGCAGGATGCGAATACCCAAACGGAAGATCAAATTAGAGAGAAAGCGATGAATGGCAAATTTGCTGTGATTGCGACATTCGATCCGATGAAGTTGCTCGCTACCGCTGATGAAGAGATGAAGAAGAACAATCCGGAAGATGGTTATATGTTCATTAAACCAATTTACAAACCGGGCTTGGATCAAAGTAAGATTACTCCAGGAACGTACAATCAGCTTGGTTGGAACGTTGCTACAATCACTAAAAACGCTAAAAATCCTGAGGCTGTGTTCGCTATGCTTGACTGGATGACAGGTCCAGAAGGGAATATGGTACTTAACTGGGGACCTCCAGGACCAGATACTTATTGGGATGGTTTTGAAGCAGATGGCGTTACCCCTAAATTTAATAAAGAAAAATATTTGAATGAACCAGAAGATTTATCCGAAATTAGCGGCAAAGCTGGTGACTTGGTATGGGTTGGTAACACGGTTTTCTTGGATAATACGAAGAAAAAGTTTCTGGAAACTCTTCCCGCTGACAAGATTGACTTTAGCAACCGTTGGCAGATGGAAGTAACATGGGCTTCCCAAGGTGACTTTACGGAGTTCCTAAATTGGGATCCGGCTCCAGACAGTGAAGAAGGTATTATCAGACAAAGCGTTAGAGATATCTGGCTGACAGCTAGAGCAAAATCAATGTACGCAAAAACTGATGAAGAAGCATTAGCCATTATTGACAAAGCACATGATGATTCCATGAAGGTTGGCTATGAGAAATTCCTTGATTATGTAACAAAAGTATGGACAGAAAACAAGAAAGCTTTAGGAAAATAG
- a CDS encoding carbohydrate ABC transporter permease produces the protein MKRTNIGDRLFIGFIYVFLTLLAFSAFYPFWNSLVISFNEGMDTSKGGITFWVREFTLENYKIVFEDSRLMGGFVIATLRTVIGTVTAILATSIFAYGMSKRELMGRKYYMIMCIITMYFGGGLIPSYMLIRSLGLFNSFWVFIIPALVSVWNMIIFRTFFQGLPQGLEESAKIDGCGYWGTFLRIVLPLSGPVIATLSLFTAVNHWNEWFVASIYITKEELMPIQTILRQILFSNIASEQLSNVDASSIAHINAAKKITSKSLTMATIMVATIPIVCVYPFLQRFFVKGVLVGSLKE, from the coding sequence ATGAAACGTACTAACATAGGAGACCGATTGTTTATTGGATTCATATATGTATTCTTGACCTTACTGGCATTCTCCGCATTTTATCCATTTTGGAATTCACTTGTGATTTCTTTTAATGAGGGGATGGATACTTCCAAAGGCGGAATTACTTTCTGGGTCCGTGAGTTCACGCTTGAGAATTATAAGATCGTATTTGAAGATTCTCGTTTAATGGGTGGATTCGTCATTGCTACATTGCGAACGGTAATTGGTACAGTAACAGCGATATTGGCCACTTCGATATTTGCTTATGGGATGTCGAAGCGTGAACTGATGGGTCGCAAATACTACATGATTATGTGTATCATTACAATGTATTTCGGAGGGGGACTCATTCCGTCATACATGCTTATCAGAAGTTTAGGCCTCTTCAATTCATTTTGGGTGTTTATTATTCCTGCACTTGTCAGCGTATGGAATATGATCATATTTCGCACCTTCTTTCAAGGTCTTCCACAAGGCTTGGAGGAGTCAGCGAAGATTGATGGCTGCGGTTACTGGGGGACTTTTCTCCGCATCGTACTTCCGCTGTCCGGTCCTGTTATCGCAACGTTATCTTTGTTCACAGCAGTAAATCACTGGAATGAGTGGTTCGTAGCGAGTATTTACATTACGAAAGAGGAGTTAATGCCGATTCAGACCATCTTGAGGCAGATTCTGTTCTCTAATATTGCTTCAGAGCAACTGTCTAATGTAGATGCAAGTTCCATTGCACATATTAACGCGGCTAAGAAAATAACGTCGAAGTCCCTGACGATGGCTACGATCATGGTTGCAACAATTCCAATCGTATGTGTATATCCATTCTTACAGAGATTCTTTGTTAAAGGGGTCTTAGTCGGATCATTGAAAGAGTAG
- a CDS encoding DUF1657 domain-containing protein yields MTVASQVKTCLSSLKGAQASLEQFALETQNESAKTLFTNAAEQTQQIVTQVENRVTELESEEPQYKGF; encoded by the coding sequence ATGACAGTAGCCTCACAAGTAAAAACATGTTTATCATCATTAAAAGGTGCTCAAGCGAGCCTTGAGCAATTTGCACTTGAAACACAAAACGAGAGTGCAAAAACTCTGTTTACAAATGCAGCCGAGCAAACGCAACAAATCGTAACCCAAGTTGAAAATCGGGTAACCGAATTAGAGTCTGAAGAACCTCAATACAAAGGCTTCTAA
- a CDS encoding response regulator, which produces MYNVLLVDDEMLDLEGMRQFIPWNELGMEVVKTANNAFTACDILDQHVIDIIVSDVNMPNMSGLELARIAIEKKKDIRVIFVSGYQDFSYVKQALSLKAYSYVLKPMDDNELIAALQKVRQDLDDERKRRDVEEAYQHMIPMAKNDLLIRLFEGEGEWEEGNQAGMLSLVKSYGLDQLNWPVRVAVLELDYFNWLQGKDNLSKHQMAKDFLYEVNRIGQKHGMPHCYKVSSYRIALLINEPEMEKFTEDIYALIRAKFPVTMTVGVGKPTFAMEQVHISYRQAMEAVDGKMFIGKGNLIMYETVSSEPGMIDARMLDTRMDTLFKAMKEYELVLIYDEIDKLFRSVSSLRSKFTIHNLAMYIIWKLDQQLKDVSEDLFEILGMEIHSLDVLHQFDTISDIRSWLVLKTFEISEYLRSKSDSVNHKLIREIIQMMKDRMSDNFTLKDIAQQFSFSPNYLGYLFKEETGKTFSEVLNQLRMEQAGKLLKDPTCKIYEIANKVGYRYLPYFSRQFKEAYGMTPMEYRKRDK; this is translated from the coding sequence ATGTACAACGTATTATTAGTAGACGATGAGATGCTTGATCTGGAAGGTATGAGACAATTTATTCCTTGGAATGAGCTTGGTATGGAAGTTGTGAAGACAGCGAATAACGCGTTTACCGCGTGCGATATTTTAGATCAGCATGTTATTGATATTATCGTTAGTGATGTAAATATGCCGAATATGTCGGGTCTAGAGCTGGCCCGGATTGCCATAGAGAAAAAAAAGGATATTCGCGTGATATTTGTAAGCGGTTACCAAGATTTCAGTTATGTTAAGCAAGCGCTGTCGCTAAAGGCATATAGTTACGTCCTTAAGCCAATGGATGACAATGAACTCATTGCTGCACTTCAGAAAGTAAGACAGGATTTAGACGATGAACGTAAACGTCGTGATGTCGAAGAAGCCTATCAGCATATGATTCCTATGGCCAAAAATGATTTGTTGATACGCTTGTTTGAAGGGGAAGGGGAATGGGAAGAGGGTAACCAGGCTGGAATGTTGTCACTTGTGAAGTCATACGGTCTGGATCAGCTGAATTGGCCTGTTCGTGTAGCCGTCTTGGAGCTTGACTATTTCAACTGGCTTCAAGGAAAGGATAATCTATCTAAACATCAAATGGCCAAGGACTTCCTTTATGAAGTGAATAGAATAGGTCAGAAGCACGGTATGCCACATTGTTACAAGGTATCGTCCTATCGGATCGCGTTGTTGATAAACGAACCAGAAATGGAAAAGTTCACTGAGGATATTTATGCCTTGATTCGCGCGAAGTTTCCAGTCACAATGACCGTGGGTGTTGGTAAACCAACGTTTGCTATGGAACAGGTCCACATCTCCTATCGACAAGCCATGGAAGCTGTGGACGGAAAGATGTTTATTGGCAAAGGCAATCTTATTATGTATGAAACCGTTAGCAGTGAACCTGGAATGATCGATGCTCGTATGCTAGATACCCGTATGGATACGCTGTTTAAAGCGATGAAAGAATATGAGTTAGTTCTTATTTATGATGAGATCGACAAGCTGTTCCGCTCTGTAAGTAGTTTAAGATCCAAATTCACTATTCATAATCTGGCAATGTATATCATTTGGAAGCTGGATCAGCAGTTGAAGGATGTAAGTGAGGATTTATTTGAAATTTTAGGTATGGAGATACATAGTTTAGATGTCTTACACCAATTCGATACGATCAGTGATATTCGCTCTTGGCTCGTACTCAAAACGTTTGAGATCTCCGAGTACCTGCGTAGCAAATCAGATTCTGTGAACCATAAATTGATTAGAGAAATCATCCAAATGATGAAGGACAGGATGAGTGATAACTTTACGCTTAAAGATATTGCGCAGCAATTCTCTTTCTCTCCTAACTATTTGGGATATTTATTCAAAGAGGAAACTGGGAAAACGTTCAGTGAAGTACTCAATCAGCTTCGAATGGAACAAGCGGGCAAGCTTTTGAAAGATCCGACATGTAAAATCTATGAAATCGCGAACAAGGTGGGCTACCGTTATCTCCCATACTTCAGCAGACAGTTCAAAGAGGCATATGGTATGACACCAATGGAATACCGTAAGCGCGACAAGTGA
- a CDS encoding DUF58 domain-containing protein: MALPWFIFITVALLFLLAVIYNRNGLKALSYSRYFSNKIAYEGDSLEMIEEIVNAKLLPLPWLRLESSIARGLEFGSQDNLGISTGEIYQNHISLFYLKSYRHIKRRHQVTCERRGLYRLESVTMTTGDPFGLIRKNKTYPLELELLVYPNLLNLDDLPLPIHSWLGELPVKRWIVEDPFLTAGIRDYSSGDSMGLVNWKATVRTGSMQVHKKDYTADSRLVICLNVEDSDSMWRAVTDVERIEQGIRYAATIAEYAMHHGIETGFICNGRLDNGGEKDPIEAEPMAELEDLLELLAKLKLDRTLPMSRLLELQAESGISDTDFLIISCHRGAELQEAADLLLLLGNGVEWLDIPEQGRERA, translated from the coding sequence ATGGCTTTGCCTTGGTTCATTTTTATTACAGTAGCTCTACTGTTCCTTCTTGCCGTTATCTATAATCGGAATGGTCTTAAAGCGCTTAGCTATTCCCGATATTTTTCGAATAAGATTGCTTATGAAGGGGATAGCCTCGAGATGATCGAGGAAATCGTTAATGCTAAACTTTTGCCATTACCTTGGCTTCGGCTGGAATCTAGTATTGCCAGAGGTTTGGAATTTGGAAGTCAGGATAATCTCGGCATCAGCACTGGTGAAATCTATCAGAATCATATCAGTTTATTCTATCTGAAATCTTACCGTCATATTAAACGACGTCATCAAGTAACCTGCGAGCGACGTGGGTTGTACCGCTTGGAGTCGGTCACAATGACAACCGGAGATCCCTTTGGTCTAATCCGAAAAAACAAAACGTATCCACTCGAATTAGAGTTACTGGTCTATCCCAATCTGCTGAACTTAGATGATCTTCCACTACCGATACATAGCTGGCTAGGTGAACTTCCAGTGAAAAGATGGATCGTAGAAGACCCTTTCCTGACTGCAGGTATTCGCGATTATAGCTCAGGAGATTCTATGGGACTTGTAAACTGGAAGGCTACAGTGCGTACTGGTTCTATGCAGGTGCATAAGAAAGACTACACCGCGGATTCACGGCTTGTCATTTGCTTGAATGTAGAGGACAGTGATTCCATGTGGAGAGCGGTAACCGATGTAGAACGTATCGAGCAAGGCATAAGATATGCCGCAACTATCGCTGAATATGCTATGCATCATGGAATTGAGACAGGGTTTATCTGTAACGGTAGATTGGATAACGGGGGCGAAAAAGATCCTATTGAAGCAGAACCTATGGCAGAGCTGGAAGACTTGCTAGAGCTGTTAGCAAAGCTGAAGCTAGACAGGACTCTTCCTATGAGCCGATTGCTGGAACTGCAAGCCGAGAGCGGAATAAGTGATACCGACTTTCTGATCATTAGCTGTCATAGAGGAGCAGAATTACAAGAAGCTGCTGACCTCCTATTGCTGCTAGGCAATGGTGTGGAATGGCTGGATATTCCGGAACAAGGGAGAGAGCGCGCATGA
- a CDS encoding MoxR family ATPase: MNLQEVTELIKSIRANLAKVIVGKEDGVDLLLTALLANGHVLLEDVPGTGKTLLAKVLARSLDCSFKRIQFTPDLLPSDLSGINFYNQKTGEFQFRPGPVFANILLADEINRATPRTQSSLLECMEERQITIDGVTHGLEAPFLVIATQNPIDNQGTFPLPEAQLDRFLMRITTGYPSFDEGIHILQRFRENNPLEETFAVATAQDIQAAQRLAASVSISDDLLAYIVRITEATRKSTAVKLGASPRASGALLRSSQGYAFIQGRSYVTPDDIKAVAVPVLAHRLLLHRGLGSKEGQAADIVLQVLREVEVPTELVTSLRGGKVE, from the coding sequence ATGAATCTTCAAGAAGTAACTGAACTCATCAAATCTATTAGAGCTAATCTGGCCAAAGTCATTGTAGGAAAAGAGGATGGAGTAGACCTGCTGCTGACAGCCTTACTTGCGAATGGACATGTCCTGCTGGAAGATGTACCAGGTACGGGTAAAACATTGCTAGCAAAAGTTCTTGCTAGGTCACTAGATTGTTCATTTAAGCGCATACAATTCACACCTGATTTATTGCCTTCTGATTTAAGTGGGATTAATTTTTACAATCAAAAGACAGGAGAATTTCAGTTTAGACCAGGTCCAGTATTTGCGAATATTTTGCTGGCTGATGAGATTAATCGTGCAACACCGAGAACACAATCCAGTCTGCTGGAATGTATGGAAGAACGGCAAATCACCATCGATGGTGTGACTCATGGCTTAGAAGCCCCTTTTCTTGTTATTGCTACTCAGAATCCAATAGATAACCAAGGTACTTTTCCACTACCCGAAGCTCAATTAGATAGATTTCTGATGCGGATTACTACGGGTTACCCTTCATTTGACGAAGGAATTCATATTTTGCAGCGCTTCCGCGAGAATAATCCACTTGAAGAGACTTTTGCAGTGGCTACCGCTCAAGATATTCAAGCCGCGCAGCGTTTAGCTGCTTCCGTGAGTATTAGTGATGATTTGCTAGCCTATATCGTTCGAATTACGGAAGCTACTCGGAAATCTACAGCAGTAAAACTAGGCGCGAGTCCTCGTGCAAGCGGGGCATTGCTTAGATCATCTCAAGGTTATGCTTTTATTCAAGGTAGATCTTACGTAACACCAGATGATATCAAAGCCGTAGCCGTTCCGGTGCTGGCACATCGTCTGCTTCTTCATCGTGGATTGGGTTCAAAAGAGGGACAGGCTGCGGATATTGTGTTACAAGTGCTTCGTGAGGTAGAGGTGCCCACAGAACTCGTTACGTCCTTAAGAGGCGGAAAGGTGGAATGA